In a single window of the Syntrophorhabdales bacterium genome:
- the cybH gene encoding Ni/Fe-hydrogenase, b-type cytochrome subunit, whose product MKCDTGSTLKLTDVYIWEAPVRLSHWVNAACLIILSFTGYYIGHPYIDSTSPLFYGTNPHNQFVMGWMRLIHFSTAYVFAMGVLLRIYWGFIGNRYARWSTMIPYTKERLNELYHDLRFYLLLDPRPPFVLGHSILAGMAYVVLFLGYLVSILTGFALMSQSHVGLFWKVVGGWILPYFPVQEIRLIHHFIMWFLIVFPIVHMYIGWTTDLVEDNCVMSSIFSGHKTCREE is encoded by the coding sequence ATGAAGTGTGACACTGGCTCCACGTTGAAGCTGACTGATGTCTATATCTGGGAAGCGCCGGTCCGATTGTCCCACTGGGTCAATGCAGCGTGCCTGATCATCTTGAGCTTCACCGGTTACTACATCGGTCACCCTTACATAGACAGCACATCCCCGCTATTCTACGGCACCAACCCCCACAACCAGTTCGTCATGGGCTGGATGAGGCTGATACATTTCTCGACAGCATATGTCTTTGCCATGGGCGTGCTGCTGCGTATTTACTGGGGGTTTATCGGCAACAGGTATGCACGGTGGAGCACAATGATCCCCTACACGAAGGAGCGCCTTAACGAGCTCTATCACGATCTGCGGTTTTATCTCTTGCTGGATCCCCGTCCGCCCTTCGTCCTTGGTCATTCGATTCTCGCCGGAATGGCGTACGTGGTGCTCTTCCTGGGCTATCTTGTTTCCATACTCACAGGTTTTGCCCTCATGTCACAGAGCCACGTGGGTCTCTTCTGGAAGGTCGTGGGTGGTTGGATACTTCCTTATTTTCCTGTGCAGGAAATCCGTCTGATTCATCACTTCATCATGTGGTTTCTGATCGTCTTTCCTATCGTGCATATGTACATCGGGTGGACGACGGACCTGGTGGAAGATAACTGCGTGATGAGTTCCATCTTCTCCGGCCACAAGACATGCCGTGAAGAATAA
- a CDS encoding nickel-dependent hydrogenase large subunit: MARIVIDPVTRLEGHLRIEAQVENGKVVDAWSSSTMFRGIEIVLKDRDPRDAWLFCQRICGVCTTVHALASVRAVEDALGMTIPDNARIMRNIIAAVQYVQDHVIHFYHLHGLDWIDIVSALKADPAKTASIAQSLSDWPNSGAAFFAMVQKRVKGLVDTGQLGPFANGYWGHPAYKLPPEVNLLGVAHYLEALEWQRGIAKIHALLGAKNPHLQTYLVGGIARPVDPASQNAINADAIALMSQLTQQAIDFVSKVYIPDLLAIASYYKDWAAYGSGVGNYMTYGEFPGDNRTNTDNLQLPKGMILGKDLTNILPVDQKKIAEYVTHSWYEYGEGDQKGKHPWEGETNAKYTGPKPPYEHLNTEAKYSWLKTPRYEEMPMEVGPLARVLVAYASGHKGVKETVDMVLQRLKVGPDALFSTLGRVAARGIETLIIAEMIPGFIDELVGTIKRGDYRICQVEKWEPGTWPNEAKGYGFHDAPRGALGHWVRIRNGKITNYQAVVPSTWNLSPRDAKGIRGPVEASLIGTPVADPDKPLEILRTVHSFDPCMACAVHVVHAREKQ, translated from the coding sequence ATGGCACGGATAGTAATAGATCCAGTAACCCGTCTGGAAGGCCACCTGCGCATCGAGGCGCAGGTCGAGAATGGAAAAGTCGTCGATGCCTGGTCATCGAGTACAATGTTCAGAGGTATCGAAATCGTGCTCAAGGACCGCGATCCCAGAGATGCCTGGCTTTTTTGCCAGAGAATCTGCGGTGTCTGCACCACGGTGCATGCGCTCGCTTCTGTCCGGGCAGTGGAGGACGCACTGGGCATGACGATCCCTGACAATGCACGTATAATGCGGAACATCATTGCGGCTGTGCAATACGTGCAGGACCACGTGATCCACTTCTATCATCTTCACGGTCTCGACTGGATTGACATTGTGAGTGCGCTTAAGGCCGATCCCGCAAAGACCGCATCAATTGCGCAGTCATTGTCCGACTGGCCGAACTCCGGTGCCGCCTTCTTCGCGATGGTGCAAAAGCGCGTCAAGGGTCTCGTCGACACGGGACAACTCGGCCCTTTTGCAAACGGCTATTGGGGACACCCGGCTTACAAACTCCCACCCGAGGTGAACCTTTTGGGAGTGGCCCACTACCTGGAGGCCCTCGAGTGGCAAAGAGGCATCGCGAAAATACACGCTCTCCTCGGCGCAAAAAATCCGCACCTGCAGACCTACCTCGTGGGAGGGATAGCGCGGCCGGTAGATCCCGCCAGCCAGAATGCCATCAATGCCGATGCTATTGCGCTCATGTCTCAACTGACGCAACAGGCTATTGACTTTGTCAGCAAGGTCTATATACCGGACCTCCTGGCCATAGCTTCGTATTACAAGGATTGGGCCGCCTACGGCAGCGGGGTCGGGAATTACATGACCTATGGGGAATTTCCTGGAGACAACCGGACCAACACTGATAACCTTCAACTGCCGAAAGGGATGATTCTTGGAAAAGACTTGACCAATATCCTGCCCGTCGACCAGAAGAAGATCGCCGAGTATGTGACCCACTCGTGGTACGAGTACGGCGAAGGAGATCAGAAGGGAAAACATCCATGGGAGGGGGAGACGAACGCGAAGTATACAGGACCGAAGCCCCCGTACGAGCATCTGAACACTGAGGCAAAATACAGCTGGCTTAAGACGCCGCGCTACGAAGAAATGCCGATGGAAGTAGGCCCTCTAGCACGCGTGCTCGTGGCGTATGCATCTGGCCATAAGGGGGTTAAAGAAACCGTTGACATGGTGCTGCAAAGGCTTAAAGTCGGACCCGACGCGCTTTTCTCCACGCTCGGCCGCGTCGCCGCCCGCGGCATCGAAACACTGATCATAGCCGAGATGATACCCGGCTTCATCGACGAACTCGTCGGCACCATCAAAAGGGGTGACTACCGCATCTGTCAGGTGGAGAAGTGGGAACCCGGCACCTGGCCGAACGAGGCGAAAGGGTACGGCTTCCACGACGCGCCCCGCGGTGCCCTCGGCCACTGGGTACGGATCAGAAACGGAAAGATCACCAATTACCAGGCCGTGGTTCCGAGCACCTGGAACCTCTCGCCACGAGATGCAAAGGGAATACGGGGACCCGTGGAGGCCTCGCTGATAGGCACTCCCGTGGCTGACCCGGACAAGCCCCTCGAAATACTCAGGACCGTCCATTCATTTGATCCGTGCATGGCATGTGCAGTTCACGTCGTCCACGCCAGGGAGAAGCAATGA
- a CDS encoding methyltransferase, giving the protein MRDWSETIVDTPHGPIREFGPRASLSDHATRFMIEHIRVPDGAKAAEAGCGTGVLSIYMAMAGVRHAVGTDIDEGSLAAARHNAMVNDVTGVEFIQGSLLDPVQGPLDLVVALLPHKPAPRPFNRRYYGGPDGTDLLLALIEQAAHKVLSGGRLYLYLNSIANPFRVVAALDARFLVHLTGEKKRYFTRKEFDDLTPGMFDYLGDLRKKGMAEFDEDGSGPYFMARIYEAVRR; this is encoded by the coding sequence TTGAGAGACTGGAGTGAGACAATCGTAGATACGCCGCACGGCCCTATACGAGAGTTCGGGCCGCGGGCCAGCCTTTCGGACCATGCTACCCGGTTCATGATAGAACATATCAGGGTGCCCGACGGAGCGAAAGCTGCGGAAGCAGGCTGCGGCACCGGAGTTCTTTCCATATACATGGCTATGGCAGGAGTGCGACACGCGGTGGGAACGGATATTGACGAGGGCTCCCTCGCAGCAGCACGTCACAATGCAATGGTTAATGATGTAACGGGCGTAGAGTTCATACAGGGAAGCCTGCTCGATCCCGTACAGGGACCCCTCGACCTCGTCGTGGCTCTTCTCCCGCACAAACCGGCCCCGCGGCCCTTCAACAGAAGATACTATGGCGGTCCTGATGGCACCGACCTTCTGCTTGCTCTCATCGAGCAAGCTGCCCACAAGGTTTTATCCGGCGGGCGACTCTACCTCTACCTCAACAGCATCGCGAACCCGTTTCGTGTGGTAGCGGCACTGGACGCGCGGTTCCTGGTTCACCTGACAGGGGAAAAGAAAAGATATTTCACGCGCAAGGAGTTCGATGATCTTACGCCGGGAATGTTCGACTACCTCGGTGATCTGAGAAAAAAGGGCATGGCCGAATTCGATGAAGACGGGTCAGGGCCTTACTTCATGGCGCGAATCTACGAAGCGGTTCGACGGTGA
- a CDS encoding tripartite tricarboxylate transporter substrate binding protein → MVRRRLLPFIVVLVMCGPGQFFGLCHAAGYPDHNIQLVVPYPAGSGADITARILIGELEKILGAKIIPNNKPGASSVLGTDAVVRGKKDGYTLLYGSSAGFVYAPVANPEVLHYDPLKDAEPLGFHYFFPSVLAVRPDAPWKTFPQLVEYAKKNPSKIRVSTTGVGSGPHFVLEILQSVTGTTMTHVPFEGGEAVLTALLGGHVEATVDAFSKVKPHADAGKMRMLLTTNKLPGYSDVPTISELGYKQSLPGSWFVLFAPTGIPEEVRRVLVPAAEKAIKATKPKIDQLGGICEYKSPAEVKKMIEQEYAGALEVAIKIGLRKP, encoded by the coding sequence ATGGTGAGAAGAAGACTGTTACCCTTTATTGTTGTCCTGGTTATGTGCGGGCCGGGTCAATTTTTCGGGCTCTGTCATGCCGCAGGGTACCCGGATCATAACATCCAATTGGTGGTTCCCTATCCTGCGGGTTCAGGGGCAGACATCACCGCCAGGATATTGATAGGGGAGCTGGAGAAAATACTCGGTGCGAAAATCATTCCGAACAATAAGCCGGGGGCGTCCAGTGTTCTCGGCACGGACGCGGTGGTCAGGGGGAAGAAGGACGGATATACGCTCCTCTACGGCAGTTCCGCGGGATTTGTCTATGCCCCTGTCGCCAACCCTGAGGTTCTCCACTATGACCCCCTCAAGGACGCCGAGCCTTTAGGTTTTCACTACTTCTTTCCCTCTGTCCTTGCCGTCAGGCCGGATGCGCCATGGAAAACCTTTCCCCAACTGGTTGAGTATGCGAAGAAAAACCCGAGCAAGATCCGTGTCAGTACTACGGGCGTAGGATCAGGACCCCACTTCGTGCTCGAGATACTTCAATCCGTTACGGGAACGACGATGACGCATGTTCCCTTTGAGGGTGGTGAAGCGGTTCTCACCGCTCTGTTGGGAGGACACGTGGAGGCTACAGTTGATGCTTTTTCCAAGGTGAAGCCCCACGCAGACGCGGGAAAGATGCGAATGCTTTTGACGACTAACAAACTGCCCGGGTACTCCGACGTTCCAACCATCAGTGAGCTGGGCTACAAACAAAGCCTGCCGGGAAGCTGGTTCGTGCTCTTCGCACCCACGGGCATTCCGGAAGAAGTGAGACGGGTACTGGTGCCCGCAGCCGAAAAGGCGATAAAGGCCACTAAGCCGAAGATCGATCAACTCGGTGGGATCTGCGAATACAAGTCTCCCGCCGAAGTGAAGAAGATGATAGAACAGGAGTACGCAGGAGCCCTTGAAGTTGCGATTAAGATCGGGCTGCGCAAGCCATAA
- a CDS encoding PqqD family peptide modification chaperone: protein MKKGGKPIRNPYVVLREEFDDWAILFHPDTGRGFGLNPTGVYVWKLLDGEHSIDGIIGALCWDGENIPQAVDEHLAVFLEELVRHGLAGRGRARAHDEGRIAPPPCPTRPPEAGHDELEFTYEPPRLVDLRVDDFAARGSGECCNGSVASDSGCSSGGAPYQWGCWDGSCTQERCHNGNTAQYQCNCGYNLYNNGYTCGYGACDKVSCSGTGVSSPGLCSVGSSH from the coding sequence ATGAAGAAAGGTGGCAAACCCATCCGCAATCCTTACGTCGTGCTCCGCGAGGAGTTCGACGACTGGGCCATTCTTTTTCATCCCGATACCGGTCGCGGGTTTGGCCTGAACCCCACCGGCGTCTATGTGTGGAAGCTCCTCGACGGAGAACACTCAATTGATGGCATCATCGGGGCCCTGTGTTGGGATGGCGAGAATATCCCGCAAGCAGTAGACGAGCACCTTGCAGTGTTCCTGGAGGAGCTTGTCCGCCATGGGCTCGCCGGACGTGGACGGGCACGCGCTCACGACGAGGGAAGGATCGCGCCGCCGCCGTGTCCCACGCGTCCGCCCGAGGCGGGTCATGACGAACTGGAATTCACGTACGAACCTCCTAGGCTGGTCGATCTGAGGGTTGATGATTTTGCAGCCCGAGGGTCCGGGGAATGCTGTAACGGTTCAGTAGCCTCGGACTCCGGCTGCAGCAGCGGGGGTGCACCATACCAATGGGGTTGCTGGGATGGATCCTGCACTCAAGAGAGATGCCACAACGGAAACACCGCCCAGTACCAATGCAATTGCGGTTACAACCTGTACAACAACGGTTATACCTGCGGATACGGAGCCTGCGATAAAGTCAGCTGCTCAGGTACCGGCGTGAGCAGTCCCGGGCTGTGTTCAGTAGGATCCTCCCACTGA
- a CDS encoding TolC family protein — protein MLRAGIAMLLVICCVNTVHALTVDEAVATGLKYNPELRAFRFEEETARGQLAKAKLPPFSNPTLGGGMSTQGRPPGDPRGAFRNNQVSVSQSVEIAGQPGLRIDAATSGLERTRLEIQDLARLLQSDIKNAFAQVLFSREREALTREYLHLQEELSNFTSGCRGRGRAFHLNPHDPSRIADALRVVRSEGQKD, from the coding sequence ATGCTTCGTGCTGGCATAGCCATGCTTCTTGTGATCTGTTGTGTCAACACCGTCCATGCTCTCACGGTTGATGAGGCGGTGGCAACGGGTCTCAAATATAATCCGGAGCTTAGAGCATTCAGGTTTGAGGAGGAGACGGCCAGAGGACAGCTGGCGAAAGCGAAGCTGCCGCCTTTTTCGAATCCAACATTAGGTGGCGGCATGTCGACTCAGGGTCGGCCCCCCGGCGATCCCAGGGGCGCGTTCAGGAACAACCAGGTCAGCGTGTCGCAGAGCGTCGAGATCGCGGGTCAGCCCGGGCTGCGCATTGACGCAGCGACGAGCGGCCTGGAGCGGACGAGACTCGAAATACAAGATCTCGCGCGCCTGCTTCAGTCCGATATCAAAAACGCCTTCGCTCAGGTGCTCTTTTCTCGCGAAAGAGAGGCTCTCACGCGAGAGTACCTGCATCTCCAAGAAGAGCTTTCGAATTTCACCTCTGGCTGCCGCGGTCGTGGGCGGGCTTTTCACCTCAACCCTCATGACCCTTCTCGTATTGCCGACGCTCTACGGGTGGTTCGAAGTGAAGGACAAAAGGATTAA
- a CDS encoding HyaD/HybD family hydrogenase maturation endopeptidase codes for MKNKICIIGLGNILMQDDGVGVRILEAIRERYRFKPQIDLIDGGTAGLDLLPVIEDYRRVLFVDAVDTGEPPGSIMILEKDSIPSFLTAQVSAHHVGLSDLLFAARMSDTLPAEICLVGIQPGSVDIGLDMTDVLKSRIDALVTTVLKRLQEWGVEATPT; via the coding sequence GTGAAGAATAAGATCTGCATTATCGGCCTGGGCAATATCCTCATGCAGGATGATGGCGTCGGCGTACGCATACTAGAAGCCATAAGGGAGAGATACAGGTTCAAGCCGCAGATCGATCTCATCGATGGCGGCACTGCAGGCCTCGATCTGCTGCCCGTGATCGAAGATTACAGAAGGGTGCTTTTTGTTGATGCGGTTGATACCGGAGAACCACCCGGCTCGATCATGATCCTTGAAAAGGATTCTATCCCTTCATTTCTGACTGCTCAGGTGTCGGCTCATCACGTGGGGCTCTCCGATTTGCTTTTTGCTGCGAGGATGAGCGACACACTGCCTGCAGAGATCTGTCTCGTAGGCATTCAGCCGGGCTCCGTCGATATTGGACTCGACATGACAGACGTTCTGAAAAGCCGTATCGACGCGCTGGTGACGACTGTTTTGAAACGGCTGCAAGAGTGGGGCGTGGAAGCGACTCCTACCTGA
- a CDS encoding hydrogenase small subunit has protein sequence MAADSLLAEMLERGITRRDFLKFCSAMAAALGLSQSYVPRIAHALETKKKPILVWIECQSCTGDTEALLRAAKPTASELILDILSLDYTETIMAPAGKQAEKSLADVLKNHKGKYFAAVEGSIPLGENGAYCCIAGRSAVDIVREVCGGAIATFAMGTCATFGGIPKAHPNPTGAVGVRDAVPGATVINLAGCPVNTENITAAIVHYLTFGVLPALDALGRPLFAFGKRIHDNCERRSHFDAGQYVRQWGDEGHRLGWCLYYMGCKGPAAYQNCPTVKYNERTSWPVQSGHGCIACAAPDFWDQMTPFYRRLPQPFGITVETTADKVGLAVTSATVGGILIHVIARLIKRKKKPKEELKAQPKTEWKGPPWHG, from the coding sequence ATGGCAGCCGATAGTCTGCTCGCGGAGATGCTCGAACGGGGTATCACCCGCCGTGATTTTCTCAAGTTCTGCTCGGCGATGGCCGCAGCACTCGGGCTCTCTCAGAGCTACGTGCCCCGGATTGCACACGCACTGGAGACAAAGAAGAAACCGATCCTCGTCTGGATAGAGTGTCAGAGTTGCACGGGAGATACCGAAGCGCTGCTCAGGGCCGCAAAGCCGACCGCCAGCGAACTGATTCTCGACATACTCTCCCTCGACTACACCGAGACCATCATGGCGCCGGCTGGCAAGCAAGCGGAGAAGTCTCTCGCGGACGTACTGAAAAACCATAAAGGAAAATACTTCGCCGCAGTTGAGGGCTCCATCCCGCTCGGCGAGAATGGGGCTTACTGCTGCATCGCAGGCCGCAGCGCCGTGGACATCGTCCGCGAAGTTTGTGGGGGCGCTATTGCCACCTTCGCGATGGGGACTTGCGCCACGTTCGGAGGCATACCTAAGGCGCACCCGAATCCCACAGGCGCGGTGGGCGTGCGCGACGCAGTACCGGGGGCAACAGTCATCAACCTCGCGGGCTGCCCTGTCAATACGGAAAATATAACAGCAGCGATCGTCCATTATCTTACGTTCGGCGTGCTGCCTGCGCTCGACGCCCTGGGAAGGCCGCTCTTCGCTTTCGGCAAACGGATCCATGACAATTGCGAGAGACGCTCCCATTTCGATGCGGGTCAGTACGTGAGACAGTGGGGCGATGAGGGGCATAGGCTCGGCTGGTGTCTTTACTATATGGGGTGTAAGGGGCCTGCTGCTTACCAGAACTGCCCCACGGTCAAATACAATGAGCGCACCAGCTGGCCCGTGCAGTCAGGCCACGGGTGCATCGCCTGCGCTGCGCCTGATTTCTGGGATCAGATGACCCCGTTCTACCGGAGGCTCCCGCAGCCCTTCGGCATCACCGTTGAAACAACAGCGGATAAAGTCGGGCTCGCCGTCACCTCCGCGACAGTCGGAGGTATTCTCATCCACGTGATAGCGCGCCTGATAAAGCGAAAGAAAAAACCCAAAGAGGAGTTAAAAGCTCAGCCAAAAACTGAATGGAAGGGTCCACCATGGCACGGATAG
- a CDS encoding ChbG/HpnK family deacetylase, with the protein MSDKYLIINADDGGLSPAIDEGILDTIRAGSITSVSLLVNPPFSPCIKAFKESGVSIGLHLNLTLGKPCTPSPPPLLVDQEGRFHGYGSSNHSALERATVKVEFLQQLDRFRDLTGTEPTHLDVHKHLHRSSAVVLSVVLEMAVMLNIPLRCTDDAGRSACRAAEIMATDHFLGDVKPSPYWTIERLKEQLERVSPGITELMCHPGRNGMPMEGITYMAERDEERRTFCSSEARELLASLRLVNFRTAPFIRKNR; encoded by the coding sequence GTGAGCGATAAGTACCTGATCATAAATGCAGACGACGGAGGCCTGTCGCCAGCGATAGATGAAGGGATTCTCGACACGATCCGTGCAGGTAGTATCACGTCGGTGAGTCTCCTCGTCAATCCTCCCTTTTCTCCTTGCATCAAGGCCTTCAAGGAATCGGGCGTGTCTATAGGCCTGCACCTGAACCTTACGTTAGGCAAACCTTGTACCCCTTCGCCACCTCCGCTGCTTGTGGATCAGGAAGGGCGTTTTCACGGATACGGGAGCAGTAATCATAGTGCGTTAGAGAGAGCCACAGTGAAAGTAGAGTTCTTACAGCAGCTTGACCGGTTCAGGGATCTTACGGGTACGGAGCCGACTCATCTCGATGTCCACAAGCACCTCCATCGAAGCAGTGCAGTCGTTCTCTCTGTGGTGCTGGAAATGGCAGTAATGCTGAATATTCCCTTGCGTTGCACCGACGACGCGGGGCGGAGCGCATGCAGGGCAGCGGAAATAATGGCAACAGACCATTTTCTTGGCGATGTGAAGCCCAGCCCTTATTGGACCATCGAGCGCCTGAAAGAACAACTTGAGCGCGTCTCTCCAGGCATTACGGAACTAATGTGTCATCCGGGCAGGAACGGGATGCCGATGGAAGGCATCACCTATATGGCGGAGCGGGATGAAGAACGAAGAACCTTCTGCTCATCCGAGGCAAGAGAGCTTCTTGCGTCACTCCGGCTTGTAAATTTCCGCACCGCGCCCTTTATAAGAAAGAACAGGTGA
- a CDS encoding VIT1/CCC1 transporter family protein encodes MTNGIHLLRTFWSSEIIAESLYGFLAAGYLDPDRRKLIMQLGGMERGHAHAWNKIATDAHGVAFHVSLLVRSKIVLLKLLSLVLPLPIFIHYMEHREKQAILDYAGLLEAYKDNEKISSIISNIVVQEISHEWHMMEQLADKRLYIAKVKEAIPGMTAGTIETLGLVIGLLAAHARTFMIGLTGVIAMIRGMIAETSVSYISSKEHHDFNEGNNKELDVKKELNPAVLRRELERDLLERGVRSETVQVILGSVGEDAAVLASLVRTIRAGSETLRPGESIKATGVFFVVGALPVLIPFFVGTLFGSSPSIPAVIAFAVAVVSISLAGLFTAVLSGKRISTNILHNLCIILGTAALTYLVGSAARLFLGVTH; translated from the coding sequence GTGACCAACGGTATTCATTTGCTCAGGACGTTCTGGTCTTCGGAAATCATCGCGGAGAGCCTTTACGGATTTCTGGCGGCCGGCTACCTCGACCCGGACAGAAGAAAGCTGATCATGCAGCTGGGAGGCATGGAGCGCGGTCACGCACACGCCTGGAACAAGATTGCCACTGACGCACACGGCGTGGCGTTCCATGTTTCTCTTCTCGTAAGATCAAAAATAGTGCTGCTTAAACTGCTCTCGCTTGTGCTGCCGCTCCCTATATTCATCCACTACATGGAGCATCGCGAGAAGCAAGCTATCCTTGACTACGCCGGACTGCTCGAGGCCTACAAAGATAATGAGAAGATCAGTAGTATCATCAGCAATATTGTCGTGCAGGAAATCAGCCATGAATGGCACATGATGGAACAGCTTGCGGACAAGCGATTATATATTGCGAAGGTCAAGGAAGCGATCCCGGGCATGACAGCAGGTACAATAGAAACGCTGGGGCTTGTTATTGGCTTGCTTGCGGCCCATGCCAGGACCTTTATGATAGGCCTGACGGGCGTGATTGCCATGATCCGAGGCATGATTGCGGAGACATCAGTTTCCTATATCTCGTCCAAAGAGCATCATGATTTTAATGAAGGGAACAACAAAGAGCTCGACGTAAAAAAAGAACTCAACCCTGCGGTACTACGGAGGGAACTCGAAAGGGACCTCCTAGAAAGGGGGGTCAGAAGTGAAACAGTGCAAGTCATCCTTGGAAGCGTCGGAGAGGACGCAGCTGTTCTGGCCAGCCTGGTGAGGACGATCAGGGCCGGTTCCGAGACTCTTCGGCCGGGCGAATCCATAAAGGCCACCGGTGTTTTCTTTGTCGTCGGGGCCCTGCCTGTCTTGATACCTTTCTTTGTGGGTACCCTGTTTGGTTCAAGCCCGTCGATTCCAGCAGTGATCGCCTTTGCCGTAGCGGTGGTCAGTATTTCCCTGGCCGGTCTTTTTACGGCCGTCCTTTCGGGCAAGAGAATTTCTACGAACATCCTGCACAACCTGTGCATAATCCTGGGAACCGCCGCGCTCACGTATCTCGTAGGTTCAGCAGCGCGCCTGTTCCTCGGGGTAACGCATTAG